TTTGGATTTACAAAATCTAAAAAATTTTTCTCTTTATAACTGTCTGGAGCTTCATCTGTAAACAAACGATCGTACAAACGAACTTCTGCTTCCAATGCATGCTGAATTGAAACCCAATGTAATGTACCAGATACTTTTCTTTGGCTTGCTTCTGTTCCGCTTCCGCTTAAAGAATCGGTATCATAAGTAACATGAATTTCAGTAATATTTCCTTCAGCATCTTTTATAACACTTTCACCTTTAATGATATATGCATTTTTAAGACGTACTTCTTTTCCTAATGTCAAACGGAAAAATTTAGCTGGAGCTTCTTCTAAAAAGTCTTCTCTTTCGATGTATAATTCACGAGAAAAAGGTACTTTTCTAAATCCTGCATTTTCATCTTCCTGATTGTTTTCAGCTTCTAACCACTCCTCTTTTCCTTCTGGATAATTTGTAATTACCAATTTTACAGGATCTAAAACCGCCATTACACGAGGTGCAATTTTGTTCAAATCTTCACGAATACAAAATTCTAAAACCGATACATTGATTAAATTATCACGTTTTGCAATTCCAATTGTGTTAGCAAAATTACGCAAAGATGCAGCTGTATAACCACGTCTTCTTAACCCAGAAATTGTTGACATTCTTGGATCATCCCAACCGTTAACATGCTTTTCTTTAACTAGTTGCTGTAATTTTCTTTTACTAACAACAGTATGTGATAAGTTACGTCTAGCAAATTCTCTTTGTTTTGGACGCAGTTTATTATCATCAAAAATCTGATCTAAAAACCAATCGTATAATTCACGGTGAGGCAAGAATTCAAGGGTACAAAATGAGTGAGAAATCTGTTCTAAATAATCACTTTGTCCGTGTGCCCAATCGTACATTGGATAAATTTTCCAGGCATCTCCCGTTCTATGATGATGTTTGTGTAAAATTCTGTACATGATAGGATCACGCATCAACATATTGGTTGATTTCATGTCTATTTTTGCACGAAGAATGTGTGTACCAGCCTCAAATTCACCGTTTTTCATTCTTTCGAATAAATCTAAGTTTTCTTCAACAGAACGATTTCTATACGGACTATCGGTTCCTGGAGTTGTTGGAGTTCCTTTCTGGATAGCCATTTCTTCAGAAGATTGACTATCAACATACGCTTTATCTTTTTTAATTAATACAACTGCCCAGTCGTATAATTGTTGGAAATAATCTGATGCATAACATTCTTCTGCCCAAGTATATCCTAACCATTCTACATCTTTTTTAATAGCATCAACAAATTCCTGTTCTTCTTTTTCAGGGTTTGTATCATCAAAACGTAAATTCACAGGAGATTGATAATCAATTCCTAAACCAAAATTTAGCGCAATAGAACTTGCGTGCCCAATATGTAAATAACCATTAGGTTCTGGTGGAAAACGAAAGCGAAGTTTAGTATTTGAAAGACCTGATTTTACGTCTTCCTCTATGATTTGTTCAATAAAATTGAGTGATTTCTCTTCTGATGCCATTATTTTATAGTAATTTTAGCAAAGATAAAAAAAAGGTTTCAGGTTTCAGGTTTAAAGTTGTTTAAGTGGCACAAAACATGAAACGTTAAACTCAAAACCTTCAATTAATTTATTTAGTATTTTTGTATAAATATTAAGAATTATGAGACAATTAACTGTTACAATTCCAGACGATTTTTACGAAACTTTTATTAGTTTTTTTAAACACATTCCAGATGTTTCTATAGATGAAAATGTTGGAAATGAAATTCCTCTATGGCAACAAGAAATGGTTTTGGAACGTATAAAAAATGCTAAGCCAGAAGATTATATAAGCTGGGAAGAATCAAAAAAAAGACTCAACGCTAAATGGAATAAATAAAAAATAATGTTTGAAATAATTATTCTTTTACGCGCTGATTTAGAAGTAGATGAAATTGCCGAATATTATGAATCTCTATCAGATGGTTTAGGAACAAAATTCTTTAATGAGTATCAGAAATATGTAGATACTTTAAATACATTTCCGTTTTTTGAGGAAAAATATAATATCATTAGAACTTTACCTTTAAAGAAATTCCCTTACACTATTCATTTTACAGTTGATGAAATTAACAAAATAGTTGCTGTTCATGCTGTAACTTCTAATTACCAAGATCCAAACACTACACGAATAAAATTATAAAAATGGGAGTTATTAAACTTAAAAATATCCGTACTTTTTCATACCACGGATGTTTAATTGAAGAAGGAAAAATTGGATCTGATTATACTGTTGATCTAAAAATTAAAACCAATTTACAGAAATCAGCAGAAACAGATCATCTTTTAGATACTGTTGATTATGTTCATTTGAACAAAATTGTAGCTGAAGAAATGGCAATTCGTTCGCATTTATTAGAACATGTCGCTAAAAGAATCAATATTCGTGTGCTGGCAGAGATAGAAACTGTAGAAAAAACAACAGTTTGGGTTTCTAAAATAAATCCTCCTATTGGTGGTGATGTTGAGTCAGTTACTATAAAAATGACGGAAATTAGAAAGTAATCACTGCAATTAAATCCGTAATTTTTTAAAATAGTTCATTCGAAACTTTTGAAATTTAAAGATTTTAGTTACTTTTGCCAACCGTTCAAGTAATGGCGTCGTGGCCGAGCGGCTAGGCTGGGCTCTGCAAAAGCTCCTACTCCGGTTCGAATCCGGACGATGCCTCAAAACCTTCAAAGCAATTTGAAGGTTTTTTTATGTCTAATTTTTAGAAAAAATTAGATAAAAATTTATGTTCGAATCCGAACGATGACTCTAAAACCTTCAAAGCAATTTGAAGGTTTTTTTTATGTTTAATTTTTAGAAAAAATTAGATAAAAATTTATGTTCGAATCCGAACGATGACTCTAAAACCTTCAAGGAAACTTGGAGTTTTTTATGTTTAATTTTTAGAAAAAATTAGATAAAAATTTATGTTCGAATCCGAACGATGACTCTAAAACCTTCAAGGAAAATTGGAGTTTTTTTATATTTAATTTTTAGAAAAAATTAGATAAAGATTTACGTTCGAATCCGAACGATACTTTAAAACCTTCAAGGAAACTTGGAGTTTTTTTTATGCTTAATTTTTAAATTAAACTTATAATTAAACTCAATCTTGTCATTTCGACGAAGGAGAAATCTTCGCCAGAAGCAAGACAAAGATTGGAAATAGTTACGTAATTACTTGTGAAGATTTCTCCTTCGTCGAAATGACAAACTATACGTAAAGAACTTTGACAAAGTTCTACCTGCATGAACGTTATAAACACAAAAAAACCTCTGAAATTCAGAGGTTTAATTTTATAATTTTGAGTTATTAACAACTACCTACTTTTTCTCTATTCTTTCGAAAGCATTTTTAACCATTTCTTTTTCTTTTGGAAACCAGCCTTGAATTACTAAAGCAAATCCGAAAACCATTAAAACAATGCTAATTCCTTTTTTAATTTTAAGAATATTTGTCGGAGTCATTTTTGATTTTAACTGTTTGGCTAATAAAATTTTAGCACAATCAATTAATAAATAAGTGATAATTACTGCAGTAAAAAAGGTCATCATTCTAGAAGTCTGCATATCTAACTTTGGTCCTACAGAGATAATTACTGCTAGCCAGAAGCCTAAAACTCCAATGTTAATAACGTTCAATAAAAAGCCTTTTACAAACAAACTACCATAGTTTCTTTTCAGAATGTCACGATCAATTTCTTCATCGTTTATTTTTTCCTCTTTCTTTAGTTTTACAAACGAAATAATTCCGTAGGAAAGCATAATTATTCCTCCAAAGATAAAAAGCGCTGGATCGTCTTTTAAACTTGAAATCAAACGGTAACTTCCTAAATAAGCAATAGCAATAAAAAAAATATCACCTAGTACGACTCCAAGATCAAAAACCATTGCAGCTCTAAATCCTTTTGTAATGCTGGTTTCTAATAAAACAAAAAATACCGGACCTACCATAAAACTTAGAACAAGTCCCCAGGGAAGTCCCGCTAGAATATCATTAATCATCAATTGCTACTTGTTATTTTACTTCTTCTATTTTTCCGCCAAAAACAGTTTTTTGGTTTATTTGCTTTGGTTTTCCATAAATGTAAATAGAGCCTCCTGCGCTCACTTTTGCATCGACAAGGGTAGAAGCATTAACATCGGCTTTTCCTCCCGCAGAAACGCTTACAGTAGTCTGAGACGTCTCTAATTTACTAGCAAGTAAATAACCTCCTGCTCCTAAACTTGCAACTTGATTTTCTGCTTTTCCTGTCAAAGTGATAGAACCTCCTGAAACAGAGCTTACTTTGAGTTTATCAACATTCAAATCTACATTAATAACGCCTCCTTCTTGCGCACTTACTTTAAAAGAAGTTGCTTTAATAGCTTCACTGCTTTTTACCTCTGCTCCTTCATTAACATCTATAAGTTCTAAATGTTTGTAATACAAAGTTATATCAAGATCATTTCCTGAAAGAAGTTTTGGGAAAGGCATTCTTAATTTTAAAATACCATTTTTATTAACCGCTTCAACCTCTGCTTCTCTTGCTCCTTTGATAACAATTTTATTTTCAGATGACTGAACTAATTTTACACTTAATTTATCAAATACTTTTACGGTATCAAAATCGCCTAACTCTTTGGTAACTTGACCAAAAGACATTTGTACAAATAAAATTGCTGCTCCAATAATTAGCTTTCTCATACTTTTATTTTTAAATTAATTATTTATTCTGCTCTTCTTAAAAAATGAAAATCCAATTGTTTTTTAACTAAATCGGCATTTTTTACCTTCACATAAATCTCGTCTCCTAACTGCAGTAAACGGTTTGAAGTTGCTCCAACCAATGCATATTGTCTTTCGTCAAAAGTATAGTAATCCTCTTTTATCTCTCTGATTCTTACCATTCCTTCGCATTTATTAGAAACGATTTCAACATAAATTCCCCATTCGGTAACACCAGAAATAACTCCAAGAAATTCTTCATCCTGATGATCCTGCATGTATTTAACCTGCATGTATTTAATACTGTCGCGCTCAGCATTTGTTGCTAAGTTTTCCATATTTGAACAATGCAGACATTTGGTTTCGTAGGTTTCTTCATCTACAGAAGCTCCACCATCCAAATAGTATTGTAACAAACGATGTACCATAACATCTGGATAACGTCGAATTGGCGATGTAAAATGGCTATAATAATCAAAAGCTAAACCATAATGACCAATATTATCAGTCGAGTATTTGGCTTTGCTCATACTTCTAATAGCAAGAGTATCAATAAGATTTTGTTCTTTCTTACCGTTTACTTCTTCCATCAAAGCATTTATCGATTTTGCTATATCGCCTTTTGTTCTAAAATCAATTTTATAACCAAACTTAGCAATTACAGTTTGCATGGCAACCAATTTATCTTCATTTGGCTCATCGTGAATACGATAAACAAAGGTTTTCTTTTGTTTACCAATGTATTCTGCTACTTTTCTGTTTGCCAAAAGCATAAATTCTTCAATCAAATGATTAGCATCTTTTGATACTTTAAAATACACTCCTTCTGGTTCTCCTTCTTCATTAAGGTTGAATTTAACTTCCACTTTATCAAAAGAAATAGCGCCTTGCTGCATTCTTTTCTTTCTTAAAATCTTAGCTAATTCATCCAATTTTAAAGTAGCTTCTCTAATTTCATCTGAAACAACATACGATTCTCCTGTAATAGAGACATCAGCCGGAATTGTATTGTCTTTTGTTTCAATGATATATTGCGCTTCTTCATAAGCAAAACGCTGATCTGAATAAATTACTGTTCTTCCAAACCATTGGTTAATAACTTGTGAAGTTGGCGAAATTTCAAATACAGCAGAGAATGTATATTTCTCTTCATTTGGACGTAGCGAACAAGCAAAGTTAGACAATACCTCTGGAAGCATTGGCACTACTCTATCAACCAAATAAACCGAAGTTGCTCTTTGATACGCTTCATCATCAAGGATTGTTCCTTCTTCCAAATAATAGGAAACATCAGCAATATGAATTCCAATCTCGAAATTTCCATTTTCTAACTTTTTGAAAGACAAGGCATCATCAAAATCTTTTGCATCTTTTGGATCAATCGTAAACGTAAGCGTATCACGCATATCACGACGTTTTGCAATCTCAGATTCCTGAATAGAAGTGTCTAGCTTTTGTGCAAACACCTCGACTTCTACAGGGAAATCTGCTGGCAAGCCATATTCGGCTAAGATAGCATGAATTTCAGTATTATGTTCTCCAGGTTTTCCTAAGACACGAATTACAGATCCAAACGGACTATCGGCTCTTTTTGGCCAGTCTTCAATCTTAACTAAAACAACATCACCGTTTTCTGCTTCACCAATTTTATCTTTTGGAATAAAAATATCGGTATACATTTTAGGATTTGCAGTAGACACAAACGCAAAATTTGGCTGCATATCTATTACACCAACAAATTCTGTTTTATCTCTTTCTACAACTTCAATTACTTCACCTTCAGGTCTTTTTCCTTTTCTTCTATTATAAACATAGACTTTTACTTTGTCTTTATCTAATGCACGATTCAAATTATTAGTAGGAATAAAAACATCTTCTGAGAAATCTGGACAAATAAAATATGCCGTCTTTCTGCTCGTCATATCTATTGTTCCTTCATAATAATCCTGGCTAATTGCCTTAATTAGATATTTTCCAGGTTCTGTTTCTATAATTTTCTTTTGCGAAGCTAGAATTTTTAATTCTTTTATAATTTGATTCCTGCTATTGGTATCGTCAAGTTCAAGCTTTGCTCCTATCTGTTTATAATTGAATGGTTTATTAGCATTTTGCGATAAAATCTTTATTATTTTTCCAGAGAAATCTTTCTCTTTTTTTATCGGCTTTCTAATTTTCTTACTCATATATCTTTTCTAATAAGGTTTAAAATTACGAATAAGAAATCAGATTACAGATTTTAACAAATAGAATTATTAAAATTATAACTTTTCGTACATTTACAAAAAGACCTAAAATGGAAAGCTTTAAAACAATCGCTGTATTCAATTATCTGCACGAAACCGTAGTACTCAAACACTTACTAGAACAAGAAGAAATTCCATTCTTTTTTGAAAACGAAATGACACTCTCTGTCATGCCTTTTTACTCCAACGCACTCGGTGGCATCAAACTCAAAGTTCATCCAAACGATTTCGAGCAAGTTCAGGAAATCTTGGACAATCTCAACAATCCTCTCAAAATCGTCTGAAACAAAAACTTCAAAACAAACTCAAATTAGAAGTAAAATTCAATTCAAAATATTTTTTTTCCTTTTCAACTTTTTTAGTTTTCAACATATATTAAATACAACAAAAAAGATTTTTAAAAATTAAAAAAAAATTTATGGTTATTATAGCGTGTTAATATGTCGAATAAATTTTTTTTTGAAGTCATTGAAATCTCGTTTTACTTATTTATTCTGAGTTATCAACATAGTTATTTTTAGTTAAATGATTAATTTATAAGACTTTTTGTATTTTAATTAACAACGGTTGACAACCAAATTTGAATTGATTTTGTAGATAAGTTGATATGTTGATTTCTGTTGAAAATGGTATTTTTGATATTGATAACTTTTCCAAAAATTCACGAAACTTTTCTTGCATATTTAATTCCTGTTTTGGATTAGGTATTTTTTTGAAACAACCAAAAAAAACTTCTAATTTTCTTTTCGAACTTATTAACATTTTCTGTTAACTTAAAGTTAATTGAATATCAAGCAATTACAAAGTCCTATTAACACCTCAAAATTTTAACAAATATTCTGTTTATTCTTTATTGATTGTGAGATAGTTATAGAGTTATTAAAATTGTTAATAACCTATAAGGTTTTGACTGTAAGATAGTTGTGATTATTATTTTTTTGCGATGAATTTGAATAATTACGCGAACTATATTGGAATGTTTATATAGTATTGAAAAAGAAAATAATTTGTGAAAATTAGTGTAATTCGTGGCAACCATTTATTAATTGAGTAAATTTGCATAACACAACTTAATAGTATAGAAAAATGAAAATTTCGATAGGAAACGACCACGCAGGACCAGAATATAAAAAAGCAATTGTTGAAATGCTGAAAGCTAGAGGATATGAAGTAACTAACTATGGTACAGATACAGATGCTTCTGTTGATTATCCTGATTTTGGACATCCGGTGGCAAATGATGTATCTGAAGGAAAAGCTGATTTTGGAATCGTAATCTGCGGAAGCGGGAACGGAATTGCAATGACTGTTAATAAACACCCTAAAGTAAGAGCTGGATTATGTTGGACTAAAGAAATTGCCTATTTAACTCGTTTACACAATGATGCCAATATTGTGAGCATTCCAGCAAGATTCACATCTATTCATCAGGCTGTTGAAATCGTTGAAAC
The Flavobacterium humidisoli DNA segment above includes these coding regions:
- a CDS encoding glutamine--tRNA ligase/YqeY domain fusion protein, with amino-acid sequence MASEEKSLNFIEQIIEEDVKSGLSNTKLRFRFPPEPNGYLHIGHASSIALNFGLGIDYQSPVNLRFDDTNPEKEEQEFVDAIKKDVEWLGYTWAEECYASDYFQQLYDWAVVLIKKDKAYVDSQSSEEMAIQKGTPTTPGTDSPYRNRSVEENLDLFERMKNGEFEAGTHILRAKIDMKSTNMLMRDPIMYRILHKHHHRTGDAWKIYPMYDWAHGQSDYLEQISHSFCTLEFLPHRELYDWFLDQIFDDNKLRPKQREFARRNLSHTVVSKRKLQQLVKEKHVNGWDDPRMSTISGLRRRGYTAASLRNFANTIGIAKRDNLINVSVLEFCIREDLNKIAPRVMAVLDPVKLVITNYPEGKEEWLEAENNQEDENAGFRKVPFSRELYIEREDFLEEAPAKFFRLTLGKEVRLKNAYIIKGESVIKDAEGNITEIHVTYDTDSLSGSGTEASQRKVSGTLHWVSIQHALEAEVRLYDRLFTDEAPDSYKEKNFLDFVNPNSLEIVTGYVEPSLSTAQNEDKFQFQRLGYFTVDKDSTASKLVFNKTVGLKDAWEEKGKKEENSINNSLKDINKYFKVETKPERIAIESAIGENIKNISTFSLLQNSLKKNINNNKASLLFSQFILKYSNWKSTDFEEEDIKKLYSMSLKSESTYVRSKALLNLRDIESESFKNQFDDEILKLYSNPPKNASEREIEILSEMVKK
- the folB gene encoding dihydroneopterin aldolase, producing MGVIKLKNIRTFSYHGCLIEEGKIGSDYTVDLKIKTNLQKSAETDHLLDTVDYVHLNKIVAEEMAIRSHLLEHVAKRINIRVLAEIETVEKTTVWVSKINPPIGGDVESVTIKMTEIRK
- a CDS encoding LysE family translocator, with protein sequence MINDILAGLPWGLVLSFMVGPVFFVLLETSITKGFRAAMVFDLGVVLGDIFFIAIAYLGSYRLISSLKDDPALFIFGGIIMLSYGIISFVKLKKEEKINDEEIDRDILKRNYGSLFVKGFLLNVINIGVLGFWLAVIISVGPKLDMQTSRMMTFFTAVIITYLLIDCAKILLAKQLKSKMTPTNILKIKKGISIVLMVFGFALVIQGWFPKEKEMVKNAFERIEKK
- a CDS encoding head GIN domain-containing protein — translated: MRKLIIGAAILFVQMSFGQVTKELGDFDTVKVFDKLSVKLVQSSENKIVIKGAREAEVEAVNKNGILKLRMPFPKLLSGNDLDITLYYKHLELIDVNEGAEVKSSEAIKATSFKVSAQEGGVINVDLNVDKLKVSSVSGGSITLTGKAENQVASLGAGGYLLASKLETSQTTVSVSAGGKADVNASTLVDAKVSAGGSIYIYGKPKQINQKTVFGGKIEEVK
- the rnr gene encoding ribonuclease R — encoded protein: MSKKIRKPIKKEKDFSGKIIKILSQNANKPFNYKQIGAKLELDDTNSRNQIIKELKILASQKKIIETEPGKYLIKAISQDYYEGTIDMTSRKTAYFICPDFSEDVFIPTNNLNRALDKDKVKVYVYNRRKGKRPEGEVIEVVERDKTEFVGVIDMQPNFAFVSTANPKMYTDIFIPKDKIGEAENGDVVLVKIEDWPKRADSPFGSVIRVLGKPGEHNTEIHAILAEYGLPADFPVEVEVFAQKLDTSIQESEIAKRRDMRDTLTFTIDPKDAKDFDDALSFKKLENGNFEIGIHIADVSYYLEEGTILDDEAYQRATSVYLVDRVVPMLPEVLSNFACSLRPNEEKYTFSAVFEISPTSQVINQWFGRTVIYSDQRFAYEEAQYIIETKDNTIPADVSITGESYVVSDEIREATLKLDELAKILRKKRMQQGAISFDKVEVKFNLNEEGEPEGVYFKVSKDANHLIEEFMLLANRKVAEYIGKQKKTFVYRIHDEPNEDKLVAMQTVIAKFGYKIDFRTKGDIAKSINALMEEVNGKKEQNLIDTLAIRSMSKAKYSTDNIGHYGLAFDYYSHFTSPIRRYPDVMVHRLLQYYLDGGASVDEETYETKCLHCSNMENLATNAERDSIKYMQVKYMQDHQDEEFLGVISGVTEWGIYVEIVSNKCEGMVRIREIKEDYYTFDERQYALVGATSNRLLQLGDEIYVKVKNADLVKKQLDFHFLRRAE
- a CDS encoding DUF2007 domain-containing protein, whose protein sequence is MESFKTIAVFNYLHETVVLKHLLEQEEIPFFFENEMTLSVMPFYSNALGGIKLKVHPNDFEQVQEILDNLNNPLKIV
- the rpiB gene encoding ribose 5-phosphate isomerase B yields the protein MKISIGNDHAGPEYKKAIVEMLKARGYEVTNYGTDTDASVDYPDFGHPVANDVSEGKADFGIVICGSGNGIAMTVNKHPKVRAGLCWTKEIAYLTRLHNDANIVSIPARFTSIHQAVEIVETFLDTAFEGGRHQNRVNKIACA